Proteins encoded together in one Diceros bicornis minor isolate mBicDic1 chromosome 18, mDicBic1.mat.cur, whole genome shotgun sequence window:
- the KCNAB3 gene encoding voltage-gated potassium channel subunit beta-3 isoform X2 — MQVSIACTEQNLRSRSSEDRLCGPRPGPGGGNGGPVGGGHGNPPGGGGSGPKARAALVPRPPAPAGALRESTGRGTGMKYRNLGKSGLRVSCLGLGTWVTFGSQISDETAEDVLTVAYEHGVNLFDTTEVYAAGKAERTLGNILKNKGWRRSSYVITTKIFWGGQAETERGLSRKHIIEGLRGSLERLQLGYVDIVFANRSDPNSPMEEIVRAMTYVINQGMALYWGTSRWGAAEIMEAYSMARQFNLIPPVCEQAEHHLFQREKMEMQLPELYHKIGVGSVTWSPLACGLITSKYDGQAPDTCRATIKGYQWLKDKVHSEDGKKQQAKVMDLLPIAHQLGCTVAQLAIAWCLHSEGVSSVLLGVSSAEQLIEHLGALQVLSQLTAQTVMEIDGLLGNKLHSKK; from the exons ATGCAGGTGTCTATTGCGTGTACCGAGCAGAACCTTCGCAGCCGCAGCAGTGAGGACCGTCTGTGTGGACCCCGGCCGGGCCCCGGGGGCGGTAATGGCGGGCCGGTCGGCGGGGGGCATGGGAATCCTCCCGGGGGAGGAGGGTCGGGCCCCAAGGCCCGGGCCGCACTGGTACCCCGACCCCCAGCACCTGCTGGGGCCCTCCGAGAGAGCACCGGCAGAGGCACTGGCATGAAATACAG GAACCTAGGGAAGTCTGGTCTTCGGGTATCCTGTCTTGGCCTAG GTACCTGGGTCACATTTGGTTCTCAGATCTCAGATGAG ACAGCAGAGGATGTGCTGACAGTAGCCTATGAGCATGGTGTAAACCTGTTTGACACCACCGAAGTGTACGCAGCAGGAAA GGCTGAAAGAACCCTAGGCAACATCCTCAAGAACAAAGGTTGGAG GAGATCAAGCTATGTCATCACCACCAAGATTTTTTGGGGAGGACA GGCAGAAACTGAGCGAGGATTGAGCCGCAAACACATTATTGAAG GCTTGCGAGGATCCCTGGAACGCCTCCAGCTGGGATATGTGGACATCGTCTTTGCCAATCGCTCAGACCCCAACAGTCCCATGGAGG AGATTGTGCGAGCCATGACCTACGTCATCAACCAGGGCATGGCCCTATACTGGGGGACATCCCGATGGGGGGCTGCAGAAATCATG GAGGCCTACTCCATGGCCAGACAGTTCAATCTGATTCCTCCAGTGTGTGAACAAGCTGAGCACCATCTGTTTCAGAGAGAGAAGATGGAGATGCAGCTGCCAGAGCTCTACCACAAGATTG GTGTTGGCTCAGTCACCTGGTCCCCTCTGGCCTGTGGCCTTATCACCAGCAAGTATGATGGACAAGCCCCAGATACCTGCAGGGCCACCATCAAA GGCTACCAGTGGCTCAAAGACAAAGTGCACAGTGAGGATGGCAAGAAGCAACAAGCCAAAGTCATGGACCTTCTCCCCATCGCCCACCAGCTGGGCTGCACTGTGGCACAGCTTGCTATTG CGTGGTGTCTCCACAGTGAGGGTGTCAGCTCCGTCTTGCTGGGGGTATCCAGTGCAGAGCAGCTGATAGAACACCTGGGCGCCCTACAG GTGCTGAGCCAGCTGACGGCGCAGACAGTGATGGAGATAGACGGGCTCCTGGGCAACAAACTGCATTCCAAGAAGTAG
- the KCNAB3 gene encoding voltage-gated potassium channel subunit beta-3 isoform X3, producing MQVSIACTEQNLRSRSSEDRLCGPRPGPGGGNGGPVGGGHGNPPGGGGSGPKARAALVPRPPAPAGALRESTGRGTGMKYRNLGKSGLRVSCLGLGTWVTFGSQISDETAEDVLTVAYEHGVNLFDTTEVYAAGKAERTLGNILKNKGWRRSSYVITTKIFWGGQAETERGLSRKHIIEGLRGSLERLQLGYVDIVFANRSDPNSPMEGSPSPMCLEIVRAMTYVINQGMALYWGTSRWGAAEIMEAYSMARQFNLIPPVCEQAEHHLFQREKMEMQLPELYHKIGVGSVTWSPLACGLITSKYDGQAPDTCRATIKGYQWLKDKVHSEDGKKQQAKVMDLLPIAHQLGCTVAQLAIAWCLHSEGVSSVLLGVSSAEQLIEHLGALQVLSQLTAQTVMEIDGLLGNKLHSKK from the exons ATGCAGGTGTCTATTGCGTGTACCGAGCAGAACCTTCGCAGCCGCAGCAGTGAGGACCGTCTGTGTGGACCCCGGCCGGGCCCCGGGGGCGGTAATGGCGGGCCGGTCGGCGGGGGGCATGGGAATCCTCCCGGGGGAGGAGGGTCGGGCCCCAAGGCCCGGGCCGCACTGGTACCCCGACCCCCAGCACCTGCTGGGGCCCTCCGAGAGAGCACCGGCAGAGGCACTGGCATGAAATACAG GAACCTAGGGAAGTCTGGTCTTCGGGTATCCTGTCTTGGCCTAG GTACCTGGGTCACATTTGGTTCTCAGATCTCAGATGAG ACAGCAGAGGATGTGCTGACAGTAGCCTATGAGCATGGTGTAAACCTGTTTGACACCACCGAAGTGTACGCAGCAGGAAA GGCTGAAAGAACCCTAGGCAACATCCTCAAGAACAAAGGTTGGAG GAGATCAAGCTATGTCATCACCACCAAGATTTTTTGGGGAGGACA GGCAGAAACTGAGCGAGGATTGAGCCGCAAACACATTATTGAAG GCTTGCGAGGATCCCTGGAACGCCTCCAGCTGGGATATGTGGACATCGTCTTTGCCAATCGCTCAGACCCCAACAGTCCCATGGAGG GCTCTCCCTCTCCCATGTGCCTAGAGATTGTGCGAGCCATGACCTACGTCATCAACCAGGGCATGGCCCTATACTGGGGGACATCCCGATGGGGGGCTGCAGAAATCATG GAGGCCTACTCCATGGCCAGACAGTTCAATCTGATTCCTCCAGTGTGTGAACAAGCTGAGCACCATCTGTTTCAGAGAGAGAAGATGGAGATGCAGCTGCCAGAGCTCTACCACAAGATTG GTGTTGGCTCAGTCACCTGGTCCCCTCTGGCCTGTGGCCTTATCACCAGCAAGTATGATGGACAAGCCCCAGATACCTGCAGGGCCACCATCAAA GGCTACCAGTGGCTCAAAGACAAAGTGCACAGTGAGGATGGCAAGAAGCAACAAGCCAAAGTCATGGACCTTCTCCCCATCGCCCACCAGCTGGGCTGCACTGTGGCACAGCTTGCTATTG CGTGGTGTCTCCACAGTGAGGGTGTCAGCTCCGTCTTGCTGGGGGTATCCAGTGCAGAGCAGCTGATAGAACACCTGGGCGCCCTACAG GTGCTGAGCCAGCTGACGGCGCAGACAGTGATGGAGATAGACGGGCTCCTGGGCAACAAACTGCATTCCAAGAAGTAG
- the RNF227 gene encoding RING finger protein 227 → MQLLVRVPSLPERGELDCNICYRPFNLRGRVPRRLPGTARAHCGHTHCTACLRELAARGDGSGAAARVVRLRRVVTCPFCRAPTPLPRGGVTEVAVDPDLWSLLEEKARAKCEPEKTGGSVRESGDADREADDEEESEKGTKPRSRGWRVLRRLWDRVLAPARRWRRPLPSNVLYCPEIKDFAHTTRCTL, encoded by the exons ATGCAGCTCCTGGTGAGGGTGCCGTCTCTTCCGGAGCGAGGCGAGCTGGACTGCAACATCTGCTACCGTCCCTTTAACCTCCGGGGCCGGGTGCCCCGCCGTCTGCCCGGGACGGCGCGCGCCCACTGTGGCCACACACACTGCACCGCCTGCCTGCGCGAGCTGGCGGCGCGCGGCGACGGCAGCGGGGCGGCCGCGCGCGTGGTGCGCCTGCGCCGCGTGGTCACGTGCCCTTTCTGCCGTGCGCCCACCCCGCTCCCGCGCGGCGGGGTCACGGAGGTCGCTGTCGACCCGGACTTGTGGTCTCTGTTGGAGGAAAAAGCGCGGGCCAAGTGCGAGCCAGAGAAGACAGGTGGCTCGGTCAGGGAAAGCGGCGACGCCGACCGAGAGGCCGACGACGAGGAAGAGAGCGAGAAGGGGACGAAACCTAGGAGCAGGGGCTGGCGCGTGCTCCGGCGACTCTGGGACAGGGTGCTGGCGCCCGCGCGCCGCTGGCGGCGCCCACTGCCTAGCAACG TGCTGTACTGTCCAGAGATCAAGGACTTCGCCCACACGACCCGCTGCACGCTGTAA
- the KCNAB3 gene encoding voltage-gated potassium channel subunit beta-3 isoform X1 → MQVSIACTEQNLRSRSSEDRLCGPRPGPGGGNGGPVGGGHGNPPGGGGSGPKARAALVPRPPAPAGALRESTGRGTGMKYRNLGKSGLRVSCLGLGTWVTFGSQISDETAEDVLTVAYEHGVNLFDTTEVYAAGKAERTLGNILKNKGWRRSSYVITTKIFWGGQAETERGLSRKHIIEGLRGSLERLQLGYVDIVFANRSDPNSPMEEIVRAMTYVINQGMALYWGTSRWGAAEIMVSVPPHFPLSHNWFPLFTWPLQTPLYWRRESGRKWRECSDPHFFPTSTQEAYSMARQFNLIPPVCEQAEHHLFQREKMEMQLPELYHKIGVGSVTWSPLACGLITSKYDGQAPDTCRATIKGYQWLKDKVHSEDGKKQQAKVMDLLPIAHQLGCTVAQLAIAWCLHSEGVSSVLLGVSSAEQLIEHLGALQVLSQLTAQTVMEIDGLLGNKLHSKK, encoded by the exons ATGCAGGTGTCTATTGCGTGTACCGAGCAGAACCTTCGCAGCCGCAGCAGTGAGGACCGTCTGTGTGGACCCCGGCCGGGCCCCGGGGGCGGTAATGGCGGGCCGGTCGGCGGGGGGCATGGGAATCCTCCCGGGGGAGGAGGGTCGGGCCCCAAGGCCCGGGCCGCACTGGTACCCCGACCCCCAGCACCTGCTGGGGCCCTCCGAGAGAGCACCGGCAGAGGCACTGGCATGAAATACAG GAACCTAGGGAAGTCTGGTCTTCGGGTATCCTGTCTTGGCCTAG GTACCTGGGTCACATTTGGTTCTCAGATCTCAGATGAG ACAGCAGAGGATGTGCTGACAGTAGCCTATGAGCATGGTGTAAACCTGTTTGACACCACCGAAGTGTACGCAGCAGGAAA GGCTGAAAGAACCCTAGGCAACATCCTCAAGAACAAAGGTTGGAG GAGATCAAGCTATGTCATCACCACCAAGATTTTTTGGGGAGGACA GGCAGAAACTGAGCGAGGATTGAGCCGCAAACACATTATTGAAG GCTTGCGAGGATCCCTGGAACGCCTCCAGCTGGGATATGTGGACATCGTCTTTGCCAATCGCTCAGACCCCAACAGTCCCATGGAGG AGATTGTGCGAGCCATGACCTACGTCATCAACCAGGGCATGGCCCTATACTGGGGGACATCCCGATGGGGGGCTGCAGAAATCATGGTGAGTGTGCCACCCCACTTCCCCCTGTCTCACAACTGGTTCCCACTTTTCACATGGCCACTCCAAACCCCACTCTACTGGAGGAGGGAGAGTGGAAGAAAATGGAGAGAGTGCTCTGACCCCCATTTCTTCCCCACCTCAACCCAGGAGGCCTACTCCATGGCCAGACAGTTCAATCTGATTCCTCCAGTGTGTGAACAAGCTGAGCACCATCTGTTTCAGAGAGAGAAGATGGAGATGCAGCTGCCAGAGCTCTACCACAAGATTG GTGTTGGCTCAGTCACCTGGTCCCCTCTGGCCTGTGGCCTTATCACCAGCAAGTATGATGGACAAGCCCCAGATACCTGCAGGGCCACCATCAAA GGCTACCAGTGGCTCAAAGACAAAGTGCACAGTGAGGATGGCAAGAAGCAACAAGCCAAAGTCATGGACCTTCTCCCCATCGCCCACCAGCTGGGCTGCACTGTGGCACAGCTTGCTATTG CGTGGTGTCTCCACAGTGAGGGTGTCAGCTCCGTCTTGCTGGGGGTATCCAGTGCAGAGCAGCTGATAGAACACCTGGGCGCCCTACAG GTGCTGAGCCAGCTGACGGCGCAGACAGTGATGGAGATAGACGGGCTCCTGGGCAACAAACTGCATTCCAAGAAGTAG